ACCGGCGAGGCGCAGGAGAAGGCGGGCATCTCCGTGGCCCGCTCGGTGCGGCTCGCGCTGGCCGGCGAGCTGGTGCCGGACGCGGTCAACGTCCAGGGCGGCGTCATCGCCGAGGACGTGCGGCCCGGGCTGCCGCTGGCCGAGAAGCTGGGCCGGATCTTCACGGCGCTGGCCGGCGAGGTCGCGGTCCGGCTCGACGTGGAGGTGTGCGGCGAGATCACGCAGCACGACGTGAAGGTGCTGGAGCTGTCCGCGCTCAAGGGCGTCTTCGAGGACATCGTCGCCGAGACCGTGAGCTACGTGAACGCCCCGCTGTTCGCGCAGGAGCGCGGCGTCGAGGTGCGGCTGACCACCAGCTCGGAGTCGAACGCCCACCGCAACGTGGTGACGGTGCGCGGCACGCTCGCCAGCGGCGAGGAGGTGTCGGTCTCCGGCACGCTCTCCGGGCCGAAGCACCAGCAGAAGATCGTCGCCGTCGGCGAGCACGACGTGGACCTGACGCTCGCCGACCACATGGCCTTCTTCAGCTACGGGGACCGCCCCGGCGTCGTCGGCACCATGGGCCGGATCCTGGGCGAGGCGGGCATCAACATCGCCGGCATGCAGGTGTCGCGGGCCAAGGCGGGCGGCGAGGCGCTGGTCGCGCTCACCGTGGACGACACGATCCCGCCGGCCGTCGTGCAGGAGATCGCGGGTGAGATCGGCGCGGCCTCGGCGCGCGCGGTGAACCTCACCGAGTAGCGGACCGGGGGAGACCCCCGGGTGCCGGGCCCGGGCGGGCGGCAGCGATGCCGCCGGCCCGGGCCCGTACGCGTGCCAGGGCCCGGTTCTCCGGCCGGACCGGGGTGCCCGCGGCGTGATACGGAGGATCTTCGCGCGATGCCCTCTCACTTCGCCCCAGACGGATGAAATCTCTCCGGTTCAGTCCTACGGTGCGGGTAAGTGGAGAATTTCCCTTCGGTTGAGGAGTGGCCATGCGGACCCCGATGCGCGCGGACGCCCGGCGGAACCGTGAGCTGATCCTGAAGGCGGCCGGCGAGGTCTTCGTGGGCGAGGGCCCCGACGCCCCGCTGGAGGACGTCGCCCGCCGGGCCGGCGTGGGCATCGCCACGCTCTACCGCAACTTCGGCAGCCGCGAGGCGCTGATCCGCGGCGTCGCCGCCGCCACCCTCGCCGAGCTGCGCGGCGCGGCCGAGGAGGCGCTGGCCGGCGGGGACGAGCCGTTCGAGGCGCTGCGCCGGTTCGCCCACACGGCGCTCAACCTGCGGATCGGCGCGGTGCTCCCCGCGCTCTCCGGCCGGATCCGGATCGACGAGGAGCTGGCGGAGCTGCGCGCGCGGACGCTGCGGCCGGTGCAGGAGCTGATCGTACGGGCGCAGCAGGCCGGCCGGCTCCGCGACGACGTGGTCTTCGGCGACGTGCCGTTCATGGTGATGCGGCTGACGCTGCTGCTGCCCGGCGGCGGGTTCGCGGAGGACGAGGCGCTGGCCCACCGCCATCTGGAGCTGTATCTCGACGGGCTGCGCCCCGAGGCCGCCCGCGCCCGCGGCGCGGGGCTGCCGGGCCCGGCGATCACCGCCGCCCGGTTCATCAGGGCGACGGACCGCATCGTCGGCGGGAACGACGGCTAGCGCCGGTCCCGCCGCAAACCCCGCAGCCACCCGAAACCCCGAGCACGCACGAGAAAGATAGTGGCATGGACACTACAAAAACGGAAGCGACCGGATCACGGCGCTGGCTCGCCCTCGCCTTCATCGGGCTGGCGCAGCTCATGATCGTCCTGGACGTCACGATCGTGAACATCGCCCTGCCGTCCGCGCAGGCGGACCTCGGCATCTCCGACGGCGACCGGCAATGGGTGATCACCGCGTACACCCTGGCCTTCGGCGGCCTGCTGCTCCTCGGCGGCCGGATCGCCGACTACACCGGCCGCCGCCGGGCCTTCCTCACCGGGCTCGTCGGCTTCGCCGCCGCCTCCGCGCTCGGCGGCGCGGCACCCGGCTTCGGCGCGCTGCTGGGCGCGCGGGCCGCGCAGGGGGCGTTCGCCGCGCTGCTCGCGCCGGCGGCGCTATCGCTGCTCACCACGAGCTTCACCGAGCAGCGCGACCGCGCCCGCGCCTTCGGCATCTTCGGCGCGATCGCCGCCGGCGGCGGCGCGATCGGCCTCGTCGCGGGCGGCGCGCTGACCGAGTATCTGGACTGGCGCTGGTGCCTCTACGTGAACGTGCCCATCGCGGTGCTGGCGGCGGCCGGCTGGTGGGTGCTGCCCGCCGACACCCGCCCGCAGGTACGGCAAAGGATCGATGGGCCGGGCGCGGTGCTCGCGGTCACCGGCCTCGTCGCCGTCGTCTACGGGTGCAGCGAGGCGGAGTCGGAGGGCTGGGACTCGGCGCTCGTGCTCGGGCTGCTCTTCCTCGGCGTGGCGCTGCTCACCGGCTTCGTGCTGTACGAGCGGAACGCCGCGGCGCCGCTGCTGCCGCTGCGGGTGGTGCTCAGCCGGGCCCGGGGGAGCGCGTTCCTGGGCATCGCGCTGGCCACCGTGGGGATGTTCGCCATGTTCCTCTTCCTCACGTACTACATGCAGGTCGTCATGGGCTACTCCGCGCTGAAGACCGGAGTGGCGTTCCTGCCGCTGACGGCGGGGGTACTGGCGGGGGCCGGAGGGCTCGCCAGCCGGCTGCTGCCCCGGGTGCCGCCGCGGGCGCTGATCGTCCCCGGGCTGCTGCTCGCGTCGGCCGGCACCGGGTGGCTGGCGACGGTGGACGTGGACACCTCGTACGCGGCCGGGGTGCTGCCCGCGGAGCTGGTCCTGGGCTTCGGGATGGGGATGGTGATGGCCCCGGCGATCAACTACGCGACCCACGGCGTGCGCGCGGAGGAGGCCGGGGTGGCGTCGGCGACGGTCAACACCGCGCAGCAGATCGGCGGCTCGATCGGCACCGCGCTGCTCAACACCATCGCGACAAGCACCACCGCCGACTACCTCGCCGAGCGGCTGCCGGCGGCGGGTGCGCTGGAGGAGCGGCGGGCGGCGGGCGGGCCGGTGCCGGACGTGGTCAAGGCGGGCCTGGTCGAGGGCTTCAGCTCGGCGTACACGGTGGCATCGGCGATCCTCGTCGTGGCCGCGGCGGTGGTGGCGGTGGTGATGAACACCCCGCGCCCCGCCCCCG
The Streptomyces sp. CNQ-509 DNA segment above includes these coding regions:
- a CDS encoding TetR/AcrR family transcriptional regulator; translation: MRTPMRADARRNRELILKAAGEVFVGEGPDAPLEDVARRAGVGIATLYRNFGSREALIRGVAAATLAELRGAAEEALAGGDEPFEALRRFAHTALNLRIGAVLPALSGRIRIDEELAELRARTLRPVQELIVRAQQAGRLRDDVVFGDVPFMVMRLTLLLPGGGFAEDEALAHRHLELYLDGLRPEAARARGAGLPGPAITAARFIRATDRIVGGNDG
- a CDS encoding MFS transporter — translated: MDTTKTEATGSRRWLALAFIGLAQLMIVLDVTIVNIALPSAQADLGISDGDRQWVITAYTLAFGGLLLLGGRIADYTGRRRAFLTGLVGFAAASALGGAAPGFGALLGARAAQGAFAALLAPAALSLLTTSFTEQRDRARAFGIFGAIAAGGGAIGLVAGGALTEYLDWRWCLYVNVPIAVLAAAGWWVLPADTRPQVRQRIDGPGAVLAVTGLVAVVYGCSEAESEGWDSALVLGLLFLGVALLTGFVLYERNAAAPLLPLRVVLSRARGSAFLGIALATVGMFAMFLFLTYYMQVVMGYSALKTGVAFLPLTAGVLAGAGGLASRLLPRVPPRALIVPGLLLASAGTGWLATVDVDTSYAAGVLPAELVLGFGMGMVMAPAINYATHGVRAEEAGVASATVNTAQQIGGSIGTALLNTIATSTTADYLAERLPAAGALEERRAAGGPVPDVVKAGLVEGFSSAYTVASAILVVAAAVVAVVMNTPRPAPAKPGAPAPAPAAHLG